The following are encoded in a window of Balaenoptera ricei isolate mBalRic1 chromosome 1, mBalRic1.hap2, whole genome shotgun sequence genomic DNA:
- the INKA2 gene encoding PAK4-inhibitor INKA2, with protein MRKKSREMDCYLRRLKQELMSMKEVGDGLQDQMNCMMGALQELKLLQVQTALEQLEISGGGPAPGCPESPRTQLEPPQWEGGSGPARPAGCSPSSQPSLGSSAKLPLPRSVCGRDLAPPPRTRLPEHQSCAQRGPELVEPDDWTSTLMSRGRNRQPLVLGDNVFADLVGNWLDLPELEKGGEKGETREAGAPKGGRGQPRELGRRFALTANIFRKFLRSVRPDRDRLLKEKPGWVTPTASEPRAGRLQKGKKRGHSKGSGHCPFPGASEPRRGENPSTSCPKALESSPSGFDVNTAVWV; from the coding sequence ATGTCCATGAAGGAAGTGGGCGATGGCTTGCAGGATCAGATGAACTGCATGATGGGGGCGCTGCAAGAACTGAAGCTCCTGCAGGTGCAGACAGCACTGGAGCAGCTGGAGATCTCTGGAGGGGGTCCTGCCCCAGGCTGCCCTGAAAGCCCCCGGACACAGCTCGAACCCCCTCAGTGGGAGGGTGGCAGCGGTCCTGCCAGGCCTGCGGGCTGCTCCCCGTCCAGCCAACCCTCTCTGGGCAGCAGCGCCAAGCTTCCATTGCCTAGGAGTGTGTGTGGGAGGGATCTGGCTCCCCCGCCCAGGACACGGCTGCCAGAGCACCAAAGCTGTGCCCAGCGGGGGCCAGAGCTGGTGGAACCGGATGACTGGACCTCCACGCTGATGTCCCGGGGCCGGAATCGACAGCCTCTGGTGTTAGGTGACAACGTTTTTGCAGACCTGGTGGGCAACTGGCTGGACTTGCCGGAACTGGagaagggtggggagaagggtgagACCCGGGAGGCAGGAGCCCCCAAAGGAGGGAGGGGCCAGCCACGGGAGCTGGGCCGCAGGTTTGCCCTAACAGCAAACATCTTTAGGAAGTTCTTGCGTAGTGTGCGGCCTGACCGTGACCGGCTGCTGAAGGAGAAGCCAGGATGGGTGACACCCACGGCCTCTGAGCCCAGAGCCGGACGCTTGCAGAAGGGCAAGAAGCGGGGCCATTCCAAGGGCTCTGGACATTGCCCCTTCCCAGGTGCCTCGGAGCCCAGACGAGGGGAGAATCCTTCCACCAGCTGCCCCAAGGCCCTGGAATCCTCACCCTCTGGCTTTGATGTTAACACAGCGGTTTGGGTCTGA